The following coding sequences are from one Rutidosis leptorrhynchoides isolate AG116_Rl617_1_P2 chromosome 11, CSIRO_AGI_Rlap_v1, whole genome shotgun sequence window:
- the LOC139877747 gene encoding trafficking protein particle complex II-specific subunit 120 homolog, which produces MEPDVSIETCSMIRIAVIPIGSINPTHFRQYVAMLGCHNTMELSSISSFYTQGNKSPFSQQPWDSGNLRFKFVIGGSQPSPWEDFQSYRKIHGVIGICHCPSSPDLDSVVVQFGIACKQYTSALVQRCFAFFPADSQLENERKKGNKLVLFPPADQRTQELHLQTMMQEIAASLLMEFEKWVLQAESGGTLLKTPLDTQASLSAEEVFALAIKAKKRRNARAQKTIGDYCLLAGSPIDANTHYSTALDLCRMTGDYFWYAGALEGGVCAFLMGKAGEKDPSLVQEVKYRYSGVIMHYRKLCIQETSPRVSPASFELEATLKLARFICRSEMVTEVVNLLTNASDGAKSLIDANDKLILYVEIARLFGALGYERKAAFYSRQVAQLYLQQQNNLSASSALQVLALTTKAYRVQSRASVTQTNETGFGNGKMHDELVVSLFESQWNTLQMVVLKEILLCAVRAGDPLAAWSAAARLVRSYYPLITPPGQKGLASALHNSSVRLPSGTHCPDPALPFIRLHSFPFHSSQTDIIKRTSKREDWWAGSAPSGPFIYTPFSKKDIVCTTKLDLIWVIGEPVQVLVELANPCGFDLTVNSISLSVHSGNFDAFPVSVTLPSNSSKILSLSGVPTKVGPVIIPGCTVHCFGVLTEHLFKDVNNLVMGAAQGLVLCDPFSRCGLRKVKNVNVPSVMVIPRLPLLVSRIIGGDNAIILYEGEIREIWISLANAGTVSVEQVHISLSGKNQDSVVSIGYEILKRALPLRPGAEVIIPVTLKAWQLSSENDTGYKSLSLSPLKQNKDGNSPVLFIYYAGPTGNELQVDDDVLPPGRRLVTPLNICVLQGLSFMKARLLSMEIPALVGEISENVLDTKPDRLMKIDPYRGCWGLRFLEFELHNPTDVVFEVSVSVQLDNSNTNTKSSSELDEFTYPKTRIDREYTSRVLIPLEHFKLPVLDSSILINDSKSKSGVVKTKAELSACIRDLITKIKVRWHSGRNSSGELHIKDATQAALQTSVMDVLLPDPLTFGFRLAKSLLRGVDSPSTKGSVLANDMTPMEVLVRNNTKDSIKLSLSITCRDVAGENCIDGKNPTVLWAGTLLGVKVEIPPLEEIKHSFSLYFLVPGEYTLLAAAVIHDPNDILRTRARATSPDEPIFCRGPPYHVRVHGTV; this is translated from the exons ATGGAACCAGACGTAAGCATCGAAACATGCTCAATGATCCGTATTGCCGTTATCCCAATCGGATCAATCAACCCGACCCATTTCCGACAATACGTTGCAATGCTTGGTTGTCACAATACTATGGAACTATCATCCATTAGTTCATTTTACACACAAGGCAATAAATCACCTTTTTCACAACAACCTTGGGATTCGGGTAATCTTCGGTTTAAATTTGTTATTGGCGGATCGCAACCGAGTCCTTGGGAAGATTTTCAATCGTATAGGAAAATTCATGGTGTTATTGGTATTTGTCATTGTCCTTCTTCACCTGATCTTGATAGTGTTGTTGTTCAGTTTGGTATCGCGTGTAAACAATACACTTCGGCTCTTGTTCAACGTTGTTTCGCCTTTTTTCCTGCCGATTctcag CTGGAAAATGAACGAAAGAAAGGAAATAAATTGGTTTTATTTCCTCCTGCTGATCAACGAACTCAAGAACTACATTTGCAAACAATGATGCAAGAGATTGCAGCTTCACTTTTAATGGAATTCGAGAAATGGGTTCTTCAAGCAGAATCGGGTGGGACCCTTTTAAAGACACCGTTAGATACTCAAGCCAGTCTCAGTGCAGAGGAGGTTTTTGCTTTAG CAATCAAAGCCAAAAAAAGGCGCAATGCACGGGCCCAGAAAACTATAGGAGATTATTGTCTACTTGCCGGATCACCTATTGATGCCAATACACATTATTCGACTGCTTTAGATCTTTGTAGGATGACTGGAGATTATTTCTGGTACGCTGGTGCGTTAGAAGGTGGCGTTTGTGCTTTTCTG ATGGGTAAAGCAGGGGAGAAGGATCCAAGTTTAGTGCAAGAGGTGAAGTATCGTTACAGTGGTGTCATTATGCATTATCGCAAGTTATGTATACAAGAAACTTCACCGAG GGTTTCACCTGCCAGCTTTGAACTTGAAGCTACTTTAAAGTTAGCAAGATTCATCTGCAG GTCAGAGATGGTTACAGAGGTGGTTAACTTATTGACAAATGCCTCAGACGGAGCAAAATCTTTGATCGATGCAAACGATAAACTGATATTGTACGTGGAGATAGCTCGTTTATTTGGAGCCCTTGGTTACGAAAGAAAAGCCGCGTTTTACTCGAGGCAGGTGGCTCAATTGTATCTGCAACAACAAAATAATTTATCTGCTTCTAGTGCCTTGCAAGTTTTGGCACTCACTACAAAAGCTTATCGTGTTCAAAGTAGAGCTTCTGTTACCCAAACTAAT GAAACGGGTTTCGGTAATGGGAAGATGCATGACGAATTGGTGGTATCTCTATTTGAATCGCAATGGAACACGTTACAAATGGTTGTACTTAAAGAAATACTTTTGTGCGCTGTTCGTGCTGGTGATCCTCTTGCTGCATGGAGTGCAGCTGCTCGTTTAGTACGATCTTATTATCCATTAATTACACCACCGGGTCAAAAAGGACTTGCAAGTGCACTTCACAATTCATCCGTTCGTCTTCCTTCTGGTACTCATTGCCCAGATCCTGCATTACCTTTCATAAG GTTGCATTCATTTCCATTCCATTCCTCGCAAACAGATATTATAAAACGAACATCAAAACGAGAAGATTGGTGGGCCGGATCAGCTCCATCGGGCCCTTTTATCTACACACCATTTAGCAAAAAAGATATAGTCTGCACTACTAAACTAGACCTGATTTGGGTCATCGGTGAACCCGTTCAAGTATTAGTAGAATTAGCAAATCCATGCGGGTTTGACTTAACTGTCAACAGTATTTCACTCTCAGTCCATTCGGGAAATTTCGACGCGTTTCCCGTTAGTGTAACACTTCCTTCAAATTCTTCCAAAATACTTAGTTTATCTGGCGTACCAACTAAAGTGGGCCCGGTTATTATACCCGGATGCACTGTTCATTGTTTTGGTGTACTAACCGAACATTTGTTTAAAGACGTTAACAATTTAGTCATGGGTGCCGCACAAGGGCTCGTTTTGTGTGACCCGTTTAGTCGTTGCGGGTTACGAAAGGTTAAAAACGTAAATGTGCCTAGTGTTATGGTAATACCTCGGTTGCCGTTATTAGTGTCGCGTATTATCGGGGGTGATAACGCGATAATATTATACGAAGGTGAAATTCGTGAAATTTGGATTAGTTTGGCTAATGCGGGTACAGTTTCGGTTGAACAAGTTCATATTTCGTTATCGGGTAAAAATCAAGATTCGGTTGTGTCGATTGGGTATGAAATTTTGAAACGTGCGTTACCGTTAAGACCGGGTGCTGAAGTTATTATTCCCGTTACGTTAAAAGCATGGCAACTTTCGTCTGAGAATGATACGGGTTATAAGAGTTTGTCGTTAAGTCCATTGAAGCAAAATAAAGATGGAAATAGCCCTGTGTTGTTTATATATTATGCAG GGCCTACCGGAAACGAGTTACAAGTAGATGATGACGTACTGCCACCTGGACGCCGCCTAGTCACACCCTTAAACATCTGCGTTTTGCAGGGGCTGTCGTTCATGAAGGCCCGTCTGTTGTCAATGGAGATACCGGCCCTCGTTGGAGAAATATCCGAAAACGTATTGGATACAAAACCGGATCGATTGATGAAAATCGATCCTTATAGAGGTTGCTGGGGCTTACGTTTTCTTGAATTCGAGTTGCATAACCCTACTGACGTCGTGTTTGAGGTCAGCGTGTCAGTCCAGCTGGACAATTCAAACACAAATACCAAAAGTTCGTCTGAATTAGACGAATTTACGTACCCTAAAACGAGAATCGACCGAGAGTATACTTCAAGAGTACTTATACCGTTAGAACATTTTAAGTTACCTGTTCTTGACAGTTCGATTTTAATTAACGATTCAAAATCAAAAAGTGGTGTTGTTAAAACTAAAGCCGAACTTAGTGCTTGTATTAGGGATTTGATTACGAAGATTAAGGTGAGGTGGCATTCGGGTCGAAATAGTTCGGGTGAGTTACATATTAAGGATGCAACACAAGCTGCGCTTCAAACGTCGGTAATGGACGTTTTGTTACCTGATCCTTTGACTTTTGGTTTTAGGCTTGCGAAAAGCCTTTTACGAGGTGTTGATTCGCCGTCAACGAAAGGTTCGGTTTTGGCTAATGATATGACTCCGATGGAAGTTTTGGTTCGAAATAATACGAAAGATTCGATTAAATTAAGTCTTAGTATTACGTGTCGAGATGTTGCAGGCGAAAACTGTATCGATGGGAAAAATCCTACTGTACTATGGGCCG GTACTTTGCTTGGTGTAAAAGTAGAGATTCCACCACTTGAAGAAATTAAACATTCATTCTCTCTTTATTTTCTTGTTCCTGGTGAATATACATTGTTAGCTGCTGCTGTGATACATGACCCGAACGACATTCTCAGGACTCGTGCACGTGCAACTTCACCCGACGAACCAATTTTCTGTCGGGGACCACCTTATCATGTTCGAGTACATGGTACTGTATGA
- the LOC139876611 gene encoding large ribosomal subunit protein uL6-like produces the protein MKTILSSETMDIPDGIEIKIKAKIIEVTGPRGTLTRNFKHLNLDFLLITDEEGKRKLKVDAWFGSRKTTAAIRTALSHVNNLIIGVTQGFRYKMRFVYAHFPINASITNNNKAIEIRNFLGEKKVRKVDLLDGVTVVRSEKVKDELVLDGNDIELVSRSCALINQKCHVKNKDIRKFLDGIYVSDKAKIEEGEN, from the exons ATGAAGACAATCTTATCATCGGAAACAATGGATATACCTGACGGCATTGAAATCAAAATCAAAGCCAAAATCATCGAAGTCACAGGACCCCGTGGAACCCTAACTCGCAATTTCAAGCATTTGAATCTCGATTTCTTGTTAATCACTGATGAAGAAGGAAAGAGGAAATTGAAGGTTGATGCGTGGTTTGGATCTCGTAAAACAACTGCTGCGATCCGTACAGCTCTTAGCCACGTCAACAATTTGATTATTGGTGTCACTCAAGGGTTTAGGTATAAGATGAGGTTTGTTTATGCTCATTTTCCGATCAACGCTAGCATCACTAACAACAATAAGGCTATTGAGATCCGTAATTTTCTTGGTGAAAAGAAG GTAAGGAAGGTTGATTTGCTTGATGGTGTTACGGTTGTTAGATCTGAGAAGGTTAAGGATGAGCTTGTTTTGGATGGAAATGACATTGAGCTTGTTTCTCGTTCATGCGCTCTTATCAACCAG AAATGCCATGTGAAGAACAAAGATATTCGAAAGTTTCTTGATGGTATTTATGTGAGCGACAAGGCTAAGATCGAGGAAGGTGAAAATTAA